A genomic window from Nocardioides sp. BP30 includes:
- a CDS encoding methyltransferase domain-containing protein, which translates to MALIGHAERMLEISSRSGPGPADLAGLAEREAGSYDVVLLDDVLATPLDPAVVVRQAVDLLRPDGRLVVSVPNIGHGSVRLAVLQGGASPAQLAGFHSRRGLIRLLEDCDLVAEELSGSLADPLGDPWGAADSVGVVVDPDRLPPHVVEWVRDQEDAFVYRFHVRARRRADPSETSVSAMASAVSLDAVRLHDRFTEERIRDERDALRRRDHVLGLQVKTTTAQLRAEKAVERANALRQRTAALRERLANKDRRIAELEHEVAALKHEVVVASAGWAGLARSAARRLRRR; encoded by the coding sequence GTGGCATTGATCGGACACGCCGAGCGGATGCTCGAGATCTCGAGCCGGAGCGGGCCGGGGCCGGCCGACCTCGCCGGGTTGGCCGAGCGGGAGGCGGGGAGCTACGACGTCGTCCTCCTCGACGACGTCCTCGCCACCCCCCTCGATCCCGCCGTCGTCGTCCGCCAGGCGGTGGACCTGCTGCGACCCGACGGCCGGCTGGTCGTCTCCGTCCCCAACATCGGGCACGGTTCGGTTCGCCTGGCCGTCCTCCAGGGTGGCGCGTCGCCCGCACAGCTCGCCGGCTTCCACTCGCGTCGCGGTCTGATCCGGCTGCTGGAGGACTGCGACCTGGTGGCGGAGGAGCTGTCCGGCTCGCTCGCCGATCCGTTGGGCGATCCGTGGGGCGCGGCGGACAGCGTCGGCGTCGTTGTCGACCCGGACCGACTGCCGCCGCACGTCGTGGAGTGGGTCCGCGACCAGGAGGACGCCTTCGTGTACCGGTTCCACGTCCGCGCGCGCCGGCGAGCCGACCCGAGCGAGACGTCGGTCTCCGCGATGGCCTCGGCCGTCTCGCTCGACGCCGTACGCCTGCACGACCGCTTCACCGAGGAGCGGATCCGCGACGAGCGGGATGCGCTGCGACGGCGCGACCATGTGCTGGGCCTGCAGGTCAAGACCACCACCGCGCAACTCAGGGCGGAGAAGGCGGTCGAACGGGCGAACGCGTTGCGGCAGCGTACCGCCGCCCTGCGCGAGCGGCTGGCGAACAAGGACAGGCGTATCGCCGAGCTCGAGCACGAGGTCGCCGCCCTGAAGCACGAGGTCGTCGTGGCGAGCGCCGGCTGGGCGGGACTCGCGCGTTCGGCTGCGCGCCGACTCCGGCGGCGCTGA
- a CDS encoding ammonium transporter yields MDGYYAFMLVATAFVLVMTVPALALFYGGMTRSKSVLNMMMLSFVAFGIATLVFVLWGWSEGWGGDGVGNGNGKLIANPFHMWGLHGVTWGNYVFVLFQLTFAAITIALASGSIADRVKLSAWVVFVPVWLTLCYFPIAHNVWGGGWLASHWLAQDYAGGTVVHINAGVAGGVLALVVGKRVGWPRDTGRPHNLTLTMIGAGLLWFGWYGFNVGSIVFVAGDGGAKDTHQFMTETGVTFLNTTVATASAMLAWLLVERIVHGKATSLGAASGIVAGLVAITPACGAVSLTGAIIVGIVAGGLCAVAVGLKFKLGLDDSLDVVGVHLVGGLVGTLLIGFLSTSSAPGGIDGLFYGGGLSSLGHQLIAALFTIVWTGVLTTVIALAIKYTIGWRITDEAEVEGIDGDQHGESAYDLATGTGILA; encoded by the coding sequence GTGGACGGCTACTACGCCTTCATGTTGGTGGCGACGGCCTTCGTCCTGGTGATGACCGTTCCCGCGCTGGCGCTGTTCTACGGCGGTATGACGCGGTCGAAGTCGGTTCTCAACATGATGATGCTGTCGTTCGTCGCGTTCGGTATCGCGACACTCGTCTTCGTTCTGTGGGGATGGTCCGAGGGCTGGGGTGGCGACGGCGTCGGCAACGGCAACGGCAAGCTGATCGCCAACCCGTTCCACATGTGGGGCCTGCACGGCGTCACGTGGGGCAACTACGTGTTCGTCCTGTTCCAGCTGACCTTCGCGGCGATCACCATCGCCCTGGCCAGCGGCTCGATCGCCGACCGCGTCAAGCTCTCGGCCTGGGTCGTCTTCGTCCCGGTCTGGCTGACCCTGTGCTACTTCCCGATCGCCCACAACGTGTGGGGCGGCGGCTGGCTGGCGAGCCACTGGCTCGCCCAGGACTACGCCGGCGGCACTGTCGTCCACATCAACGCCGGCGTGGCCGGCGGCGTCCTGGCCCTGGTCGTCGGCAAGCGCGTCGGCTGGCCCCGCGACACCGGTCGCCCGCACAACCTGACGCTTACCATGATCGGTGCCGGTCTGCTGTGGTTCGGCTGGTACGGCTTCAACGTCGGCTCGATCGTCTTCGTGGCCGGTGACGGCGGTGCCAAGGACACGCACCAGTTCATGACCGAGACCGGCGTCACGTTCCTCAACACCACCGTCGCCACCGCCTCGGCGATGCTCGCCTGGCTCCTGGTCGAGCGGATCGTGCACGGCAAGGCCACCTCGCTGGGCGCCGCGTCGGGCATCGTCGCCGGCCTGGTCGCGATCACCCCCGCCTGTGGCGCGGTGAGCCTGACCGGCGCGATCATCGTGGGCATCGTCGCCGGCGGCCTGTGCGCCGTCGCCGTCGGCCTCAAGTTCAAGCTGGGCCTCGACGACTCCCTCGACGTGGTGGGCGTCCACCTGGTCGGGGGTCTGGTCGGCACCCTGCTGATCGGCTTCCTGTCCACCTCGTCGGCCCCCGGCGGCATCGACGGGCTCTTCTACGGCGGCGGCCTGAGCTCGCTGGGTCACCAGCTGATCGCGGCGCTGTTCACGATCGTGTGGACCGGCGTCCTCACCACCGTCATCGCGCTGGCCATCAAGTACACGATCGGGTGGCGGATCACCGACGAGGCCGAGGTCGAGGGCATCGACGGCGACCAGCACGGCGAGTCCGCCTACGACCTTGCTACCGGAACGGGGATCCTGGCATGA
- a CDS encoding P-II family nitrogen regulator, producing the protein MKLVTAVIKPHKWEDVREALETFGVTGMTVSEVSGYGRQKGHTEVYRGAEYDIALVPKIRIEIVVEDGDADDVVALIVKAAQTGRIGDGKVWVSPVDVVVRVRTGDRDAAAL; encoded by the coding sequence ATGAAGCTCGTGACAGCAGTCATCAAGCCGCACAAGTGGGAAGACGTCCGCGAGGCGCTCGAGACCTTCGGCGTGACAGGGATGACGGTCTCGGAGGTCAGCGGCTACGGCCGGCAGAAGGGCCACACCGAGGTCTACCGCGGCGCGGAGTACGACATCGCCCTGGTGCCCAAGATCCGGATCGAGATCGTGGTCGAGGACGGCGACGCCGACGACGTGGTGGCGCTGATCGTGAAGGCCGCCCAGACCGGTCGGATCGGTGACGGCAAGGTGTGGGTCAGCCCTGTCGACGTCGTGGTGCGGGTCCGCACCGGCGACCGCGACGCGGCCGCCCTGTAG
- a CDS encoding P-II family nitrogen regulator, which yields MKLVTAVIKPHKWEDVRVALETNGITGMTVSEVSGYGRQKGHTEVYRGAEYDVTLVPKIRLEIAVPDEDVEVVVGAIESSARTERIGDGKIWVSPLETVVRVRTGDRDDAAI from the coding sequence ATGAAGCTCGTCACCGCAGTCATCAAGCCACACAAGTGGGAGGACGTCCGCGTCGCCCTGGAGACCAACGGCATCACCGGCATGACCGTCTCCGAGGTCAGCGGCTACGGCCGGCAGAAGGGCCACACCGAGGTCTACCGCGGTGCGGAGTACGACGTCACGCTCGTCCCGAAGATCCGGCTCGAGATCGCGGTGCCCGACGAGGACGTGGAGGTGGTGGTGGGCGCGATCGAGTCCTCCGCCCGCACCGAGCGGATCGGGGACGGCAAGATCTGGGTCTCACCGCTCGAGACAGTCGTCCGGGTCCGCACCGGCGACCGCGACGACGCGGCCATCTAG
- a CDS encoding [protein-PII] uridylyltransferase, translated as MSATDRSTRTAEADELCARAYTDAGGPDSGVALVAVGGYGRGELAPYSDWDVVLVHDEGVDLGETAVKLWYPLWDHGAKIDHSVRSLPEMLEAADGDPRVALGLLDVRHLAGDPNLTLRLRTTMLAHWRKNAVQQLPALRELTFSRHELLGELAHASVPDLKEMAGGLRDATVLNAVVATWLVDVPHVELERCRLALLDVRDVVQELAGRAVDRIAPEMWEELAARLDLADPRTAQAFVRELGRRITHLSRLTWRRVDAYFRQRRVGSPRRPQLTPLAPGVALAYDEVVLDRSARPDRDPLLLLRAAAEAAEHDVVLAPATAARLARDCAPLPVPWPEEARHLLVRLLAAGRGLRDVWDTLDETGALARILPEWERIRLLPHASVIHRFTVDRHSVETCIEAASLIRSVGRPDVLLVTALLHDIGKGELTEHSVAGAPIARAIAERMGFEQRSVDLIATLVRWHLLLAMTATTRDPEDPATVEVVLDRMDDPEALSLLTALTEADSRATSPKAWSSWRSGLILGLAARAQRQLEVGRGSRAADVSHEHLEIPREARKRGLSIEVESVPDGSRVTVVAQDRVGLLADMAATFGLQRVAVRSARVWLQEPYGITVWEVAEPALDARVLRERFEAVSDGRIDPSDRLRRVAAGSLAPSVVVRPDAGTRATVLEVRTTDRPGVVYLVAAALAALDITVRSAHVDTLGPQAVDVFYLQEASAGELGEERAAIAAAAVRAALAGE; from the coding sequence GTGAGCGCCACCGACCGCAGCACACGTACGGCGGAGGCCGACGAGCTCTGCGCTCGCGCCTACACCGACGCCGGAGGCCCCGACAGCGGGGTGGCGCTGGTCGCCGTCGGCGGCTACGGCCGCGGGGAGCTCGCGCCGTACTCGGACTGGGACGTCGTGCTCGTCCACGACGAGGGCGTCGACCTGGGCGAGACGGCCGTCAAGCTCTGGTACCCGCTGTGGGACCACGGGGCCAAGATCGACCACTCGGTGCGCTCCCTGCCCGAGATGCTCGAGGCCGCCGACGGGGATCCACGGGTCGCGCTCGGCCTGCTCGACGTGCGTCACCTGGCAGGCGATCCCAACCTCACGCTGCGCCTGCGGACCACGATGCTGGCGCACTGGCGCAAGAACGCCGTCCAGCAGCTGCCCGCGCTCCGGGAGCTGACCTTCTCCCGTCACGAGTTGCTCGGCGAGCTGGCCCACGCCAGCGTGCCGGACCTCAAGGAGATGGCGGGCGGCCTGCGCGACGCCACCGTGCTCAACGCGGTGGTGGCCACCTGGCTGGTGGACGTGCCCCACGTGGAGCTGGAGCGCTGCCGGCTCGCGCTGCTCGACGTCCGTGACGTCGTGCAGGAGCTGGCCGGCCGCGCCGTCGACCGGATCGCCCCCGAGATGTGGGAGGAGCTGGCCGCTCGCCTCGACCTGGCCGACCCCCGGACCGCCCAGGCCTTCGTGCGTGAGCTCGGCCGGCGCATCACCCACCTGTCCCGGCTGACCTGGCGCCGGGTGGACGCCTACTTCCGCCAGCGCAGGGTGGGCTCGCCGCGTCGCCCGCAGCTGACCCCGCTCGCCCCCGGTGTCGCGCTGGCCTACGACGAGGTCGTCCTCGACCGGTCCGCGCGCCCCGACCGCGATCCGCTCCTCCTGCTGCGGGCAGCCGCGGAGGCCGCCGAGCACGACGTCGTGCTCGCCCCGGCCACCGCCGCGCGGCTGGCCCGCGACTGCGCTCCGCTGCCCGTGCCCTGGCCGGAGGAGGCGCGCCACCTGCTGGTGCGGCTGCTCGCCGCCGGCCGCGGCCTGCGCGATGTCTGGGACACCCTCGACGAGACCGGGGCACTGGCCCGGATCCTGCCGGAGTGGGAGCGGATCCGGCTCCTCCCGCACGCCTCGGTGATTCACCGCTTCACCGTGGACAGGCACTCGGTGGAGACCTGCATCGAGGCGGCCAGCCTGATCCGTTCGGTGGGCCGGCCCGACGTGCTGCTGGTGACAGCGCTCCTGCACGACATCGGCAAGGGGGAGCTGACCGAGCATTCGGTGGCGGGCGCGCCGATCGCGCGGGCGATCGCCGAGCGGATGGGCTTCGAGCAGCGCTCGGTCGACCTGATCGCCACCCTGGTGCGCTGGCACCTGCTCCTGGCGATGACCGCCACGACCCGGGACCCGGAGGATCCGGCGACGGTCGAGGTGGTCCTGGACCGGATGGACGATCCGGAGGCCCTGAGCCTGCTCACCGCCCTCACCGAGGCGGACTCGCGGGCCACGAGCCCCAAGGCCTGGTCGTCGTGGCGCTCGGGCCTGATCCTCGGCCTGGCCGCCCGGGCACAGCGCCAGCTCGAGGTCGGCCGCGGCAGCCGCGCGGCGGACGTCTCCCACGAGCACCTCGAGATCCCGCGCGAGGCACGCAAGCGTGGCCTGTCGATCGAGGTCGAGTCCGTGCCCGACGGCTCTCGCGTGACGGTGGTCGCCCAGGATCGCGTCGGCCTGCTGGCCGACATGGCGGCGACCTTCGGCCTGCAGCGCGTCGCGGTGCGCTCGGCACGGGTCTGGCTGCAGGAGCCCTACGGCATCACCGTCTGGGAGGTGGCCGAGCCTGCACTGGACGCGCGCGTCCTCCGGGAGCGCTTCGAGGCTGTCAGCGACGGTCGCATCGACCCGTCGGACCGGCTGCGGCGGGTCGCAGCGGGTTCGCTGGCACCGTCGGTCGTGGTCCGACCGGACGCGGGCACGCGCGCCACGGTGCTCGAGGTGCGCACCACCGACCGGCCGGGGGTCGTCTACCTGGTCGCCGCCGCCTTGGCCGCCCTCGACATCACGGTGCGCAGCGCCCACGTGGACACCCTGGGTCCGCAGGCGGTCGACGTCTTCTACCTCCAGGAGGCCTCGGCCGGAGAGCTCGGCGAGGAGCGCGCCGCCATCGCCGCCGCAGCGGTCAGGGCGGCGCTGGCGGGGGAGTAG
- the ffh gene encoding signal recognition particle protein, with protein sequence MFATLSDRLADTFKNLRGKGRLSEADIDATAREIRIALLEADVALPVVREFVAKVKERARGAEVSQALNPAQQIVKIVNEELVAILGGETRRLRYAKSGPTVIMLAGLQGAGKTTLAAKLALWLKEQGKSPLLVACDLQRPNAVNQLQVNGERVGVPVFAPEPGNGIGNPVQVAQSSIEEAKRKLHDVVIVDTAGRLGIDQELMQQAADIRDAVQPDEVLFVVDAMIGQDAVTTAQAFLDGVGYDGVVLTKLDGDARGGAALSIVSLTGKPVIFASNGEKMTDFDLFHPDRMASRILDMGDVLTLIEQAEKAFDAEESAKAAEKLAGGDFTLDDFLKQMQQIRKLGSMSKLMGMLPGMGQFRDQIANFDEREVDRIQAIIQSMTPAERANPKIIDGSRRLRIAKGSGRQVSDVNQLVDRFTEARKMMQSLANGGGMPGMPGMPGAGFGKRAAARQAPQQKKGKGARRSGNPAKAAQQAKAAAEVEAAKPKPNPFAQPGGEDIDYEAAAAQLNLPKDFSKYLK encoded by the coding sequence ATGTTCGCCACCCTCTCCGACCGGCTCGCCGACACCTTCAAGAACCTGCGGGGGAAGGGTCGGCTCTCCGAAGCCGACATCGACGCCACCGCCCGCGAGATCCGGATCGCGCTGCTGGAGGCAGACGTAGCGCTCCCGGTCGTGCGCGAGTTCGTCGCGAAGGTCAAGGAGCGTGCGCGCGGCGCCGAGGTGAGCCAGGCGCTCAACCCGGCCCAGCAGATCGTCAAGATCGTCAACGAGGAGCTCGTCGCCATCCTCGGCGGCGAGACGCGCCGGCTGCGCTACGCCAAGTCCGGCCCGACCGTGATCATGCTTGCCGGTCTCCAGGGTGCAGGCAAGACCACGCTCGCGGCCAAGCTGGCGCTGTGGCTCAAGGAGCAGGGCAAGAGCCCGCTGCTGGTCGCCTGCGACCTCCAGCGCCCCAACGCCGTCAACCAGCTCCAGGTCAACGGCGAACGCGTCGGCGTGCCCGTCTTCGCGCCGGAGCCCGGCAACGGGATCGGGAACCCGGTGCAGGTGGCGCAGTCCTCGATCGAGGAGGCCAAGCGCAAGCTGCACGACGTCGTCATCGTCGACACCGCCGGCCGCCTCGGCATCGACCAGGAGCTGATGCAGCAGGCCGCGGACATCCGCGACGCCGTCCAGCCCGACGAGGTGCTCTTCGTCGTCGACGCGATGATCGGTCAGGACGCCGTCACCACCGCCCAGGCGTTCCTCGACGGCGTCGGGTACGACGGTGTCGTCCTCACCAAGCTCGACGGTGACGCCCGTGGTGGCGCCGCCCTCTCGATCGTCAGCCTGACCGGGAAGCCGGTCATCTTCGCCTCCAACGGCGAGAAGATGACCGACTTCGACCTGTTCCACCCCGACCGGATGGCCTCGCGCATCCTCGACATGGGCGACGTGCTCACCCTGATCGAGCAGGCCGAGAAGGCGTTCGACGCCGAGGAGTCCGCCAAGGCGGCGGAGAAGCTCGCCGGTGGTGACTTCACCCTCGACGACTTCCTCAAGCAGATGCAGCAGATCCGCAAGCTCGGCTCGATGTCGAAGCTGATGGGGATGCTGCCCGGGATGGGCCAGTTCCGCGACCAGATCGCGAACTTCGACGAGCGTGAGGTCGACCGGATCCAGGCGATCATCCAGTCGATGACGCCGGCCGAGCGGGCCAACCCCAAGATCATCGACGGCTCGCGGCGTCTGCGGATCGCCAAGGGATCGGGCCGCCAGGTCTCCGACGTCAACCAGCTGGTCGACCGGTTCACCGAGGCCCGCAAGATGATGCAGTCACTGGCCAACGGCGGCGGGATGCCGGGCATGCCCGGGATGCCCGGCGCCGGCTTCGGCAAGCGGGCGGCGGCGCGCCAGGCTCCGCAGCAGAAGAAGGGCAAGGGCGCGCGCCGGTCGGGCAACCCGGCCAAGGCGGCCCAGCAGGCCAAGGCCGCCGCCGAGGTGGAGGCCGCCAAGCCGAAGCCGAACCCGTTCGCCCAGCCCGGGGGCGAGGACATCGATTACGAGGCAGCGGCCGCGCAGCTCAACCTGCCGAAGGACTTCAGCAAGTACCTGAAGTGA
- a CDS encoding glycoside hydrolase family 3 protein — protein sequence MPHHIPTPGRGIAAGAAGVLALGVLVAASPAHARPTPHPDGHASGHHSGQHAGQHGSRTPAYENPRLPIKVRVADLLSRMTLAEKIGQMTQAERLDLTDPTNVATWKLGSVLSGGGSVPTPNTPAAFADMVDTFQTAALSTRLHIPILYGIDAVHGDGNIGGSTVFPHNIGLGATRDPKLVEKVEHITAIETRASGPQWAFAPCLCVARDDRWGRTYESFGESPKLVERMETAIDGFQGTSTKDLARPDHVLATAKHFAGDGLTTYDASKAGTGAYPIDQGVDQVSRATFRQLALAPYVPAVKEHHVQAVMPSFSSVDFTDDGLGNPVKMSANKALITGWLKDQQRFKGLVISDWQAIRQLPGTYSDQVATGVNAGIDMFMEPYSGSTTGAPEFEATLTSLVQNGTVAQSRIDDAVSRILRVKFELGLFEHPYTNRSLAHTIGDSAHHRVARQAAAESQVLLTNRHHTLPLQPGRHPVYVAGSNADNIGNQAGGWTLTWQGGSTNVIPGTTILDGIRAEASAPVTYSVDASAPVPAGADGIVVVGETPYAEGYGDVGGPQWAYDPGDNNVPRPAKTMMLSAADTQAIKTVCAAARSCTVVVVSGRPMIIPPDLLGQIDSLVAGWLPGSEGIGVADDLFGHHRFTGKLPVSWPRTVAQEPVNVGDPGYDPLFRYGYGLRD from the coding sequence GTGCCACACCACATCCCCACGCCGGGCCGAGGCATCGCGGCCGGAGCCGCCGGCGTCCTCGCTCTCGGCGTCCTCGTGGCCGCCTCGCCGGCTCACGCACGACCGACGCCCCACCCGGACGGGCACGCGTCCGGTCACCACTCGGGACAGCACGCCGGGCAGCACGGCAGCCGCACTCCGGCGTACGAGAACCCCCGCCTGCCGATCAAGGTACGGGTGGCCGACCTGCTCTCCCGGATGACGCTGGCGGAGAAGATCGGCCAGATGACCCAGGCCGAACGGCTCGACCTCACCGATCCGACGAACGTCGCGACCTGGAAGCTCGGCAGCGTGCTGTCGGGCGGCGGCTCGGTCCCCACCCCGAACACGCCGGCCGCCTTCGCGGACATGGTCGACACCTTCCAGACGGCTGCCCTGAGCACCCGGCTGCACATCCCGATCCTGTACGGCATCGACGCCGTCCACGGCGACGGCAACATCGGTGGGTCCACCGTGTTCCCGCACAACATCGGCCTCGGGGCGACCCGGGATCCGAAGCTCGTCGAGAAGGTCGAGCACATCACCGCCATCGAGACCCGGGCATCAGGGCCGCAGTGGGCGTTCGCGCCGTGCCTCTGCGTCGCCCGTGACGACCGCTGGGGTCGCACCTACGAGTCGTTCGGGGAGAGCCCGAAGCTGGTGGAGCGGATGGAGACCGCCATCGACGGCTTCCAGGGAACCTCCACCAAGGACCTGGCCCGGCCCGATCACGTGCTCGCCACCGCCAAGCACTTCGCCGGCGACGGCCTGACCACCTACGACGCGTCCAAGGCCGGCACCGGCGCCTACCCGATCGACCAGGGCGTCGATCAGGTCAGCCGGGCGACGTTCCGCCAGCTGGCGCTGGCGCCCTACGTGCCGGCGGTCAAGGAGCACCACGTGCAGGCGGTGATGCCCTCCTTCTCCAGTGTGGACTTCACCGACGACGGTCTCGGCAACCCGGTCAAGATGAGTGCGAACAAGGCGCTCATCACCGGATGGCTGAAGGACCAGCAGCGGTTCAAGGGCCTGGTGATCTCCGACTGGCAGGCCATCCGGCAGCTGCCCGGGACCTACTCCGACCAGGTGGCGACGGGCGTCAACGCCGGCATCGACATGTTCATGGAGCCCTACTCCGGAAGCACCACCGGCGCCCCCGAGTTCGAGGCCACGCTGACCTCCCTGGTCCAGAACGGCACGGTCGCGCAGAGCCGGATCGACGACGCGGTCTCCCGGATCCTGCGGGTGAAGTTCGAGCTCGGCCTCTTCGAGCATCCCTACACCAACCGCTCGCTGGCCCACACGATCGGCGACAGCGCGCACCACCGGGTCGCCCGGCAGGCCGCTGCCGAGTCTCAGGTGCTGCTCACCAACAGGCACCACACGCTGCCGCTGCAGCCCGGCCGTCACCCCGTCTACGTCGCCGGCAGCAACGCCGACAACATCGGCAACCAGGCGGGCGGCTGGACGCTGACCTGGCAGGGCGGCTCGACCAACGTCATCCCGGGCACCACCATCCTGGACGGGATCAGGGCCGAGGCGAGCGCACCGGTGACCTACAGCGTCGACGCCTCCGCACCTGTCCCGGCAGGTGCCGACGGCATCGTCGTGGTCGGCGAGACGCCGTACGCCGAGGGCTACGGCGACGTGGGTGGCCCACAGTGGGCCTACGACCCCGGTGACAACAACGTGCCGCGTCCGGCCAAGACGATGATGCTCTCGGCCGCCGACACCCAGGCCATCAAGACGGTCTGTGCCGCGGCGCGCAGCTGCACCGTCGTCGTCGTCTCGGGCCGGCCGATGATCATCCCGCCCGACCTGCTCGGGCAGATCGACTCGCTGGTGGCCGGCTGGCTCCCGGGAAGCGAGGGCATCGGTGTGGCCGACGACCTGTTCGGCCATCACCGCTTCACCGGCAAGCTCCCGGTGTCCTGGCCGCGCACGGTCGCCCAGGAGCCGGTCAACGTCGGTGATCCGGGTTACGACCCGCTGTTCCGCTACGGCTACGGCCTGCGGGACTGA
- a CDS encoding amidohydrolase family protein, with protein sequence MTALRFHGPVLPDGETADLYVVDGRVTFEPQSGAETAATGWIVPGLVDAHCHLGLGEEGAISVEETERTAREDRDAGALLIRDCGSPIDTRWIQERADLPRLIRMGRHIARTRRYMRGYADEVEPVGLAEAVAREAERGDGWVKLVGDWISREEGDLRPSFSVDDFAEAIKVAHNHGARVTAHCFGSDVLPGLIEHGIDCIEHGTGLTPDLVALVAEKGVAVVPTVMQTENFPVFAEQGGARFPAYASTMSDLYERRRETIMTAFEAGVPLYAGTDGGGARRHGNLPGEIRAMVEMGLPPGYALGAASWQARAWLGVAGIEEGASADFVVYDADPRADLGVLERPTAVVLRGSVVRG encoded by the coding sequence ATGACCGCGCTGCGCTTCCACGGACCGGTGCTGCCCGACGGCGAGACGGCCGACCTCTACGTCGTCGACGGTCGGGTGACCTTCGAGCCGCAATCCGGCGCCGAGACCGCTGCCACGGGCTGGATCGTCCCCGGCCTGGTCGACGCGCACTGCCACCTCGGCCTCGGTGAGGAGGGAGCGATCAGCGTCGAGGAGACCGAGCGCACGGCCCGCGAGGACCGCGATGCGGGGGCGCTGCTGATCCGCGACTGCGGCTCGCCGATCGACACCCGATGGATCCAGGAGCGTGCGGACCTTCCCCGGCTGATCCGGATGGGACGGCACATCGCGCGCACCAGGCGCTACATGCGGGGGTACGCCGACGAGGTGGAGCCGGTCGGCCTGGCCGAGGCGGTCGCTCGGGAGGCCGAGCGCGGCGACGGCTGGGTGAAGCTGGTGGGCGACTGGATCTCGCGCGAGGAGGGTGACCTGCGGCCCTCGTTCTCGGTGGACGACTTCGCCGAGGCGATCAAGGTCGCCCACAACCACGGTGCGAGGGTGACGGCCCACTGCTTCGGTAGCGACGTGCTGCCCGGGCTGATCGAGCACGGCATCGACTGCATCGAGCACGGCACCGGACTGACCCCCGACCTGGTCGCGCTGGTCGCCGAGAAGGGCGTCGCGGTGGTGCCGACGGTGATGCAGACCGAGAACTTCCCGGTCTTCGCCGAGCAGGGCGGTGCGCGGTTCCCGGCGTACGCGTCCACCATGAGCGACCTCTACGAACGCCGTCGCGAGACGATCATGACAGCCTTCGAGGCCGGCGTCCCGCTGTACGCCGGCACCGACGGCGGAGGTGCCCGACGGCATGGCAATCTCCCCGGCGAGATCCGGGCGATGGTCGAGATGGGCCTGCCGCCCGGCTACGCCCTGGGCGCCGCCTCATGGCAGGCGCGGGCCTGGCTGGGTGTCGCCGGGATCGAGGAGGGTGCCTCGGCGGACTTCGTCGTCTACGATGCCGATCCGCGGGCCGATCTCGGTGTGCTCGAGCGGCCCACGGCTGTCGTCCTGCGGGGCAGCGTCGTGCGGGGTTGA
- the rpsP gene encoding 30S ribosomal protein S16 encodes MAVKIRLKRLGKIRVPQYRIVVVDSRTKRDGRVIEEIGHYRPKEEPSFISVTSDRAQYWLGVGAQPSEAVEAILKVTGDWQKFKGLPGAEGTLKTAAAKPDKLELFNKALAEAHSAPSAEAVTKKSKKAEEKVAEAPAEAAAETTEAPAEAEAEA; translated from the coding sequence GTGGCCGTCAAGATCCGCCTGAAGCGCCTGGGCAAGATCCGGGTTCCGCAGTACCGCATCGTCGTCGTCGACTCGCGCACCAAGCGCGACGGTCGCGTCATCGAGGAGATCGGTCACTACCGGCCGAAGGAGGAGCCCTCCTTCATCTCGGTGACCTCCGACCGCGCCCAGTACTGGCTCGGCGTCGGCGCGCAGCCGTCCGAGGCCGTCGAGGCCATCCTCAAGGTGACCGGCGACTGGCAGAAGTTCAAGGGTCTCCCGGGCGCCGAGGGCACCCTGAAGACCGCCGCGGCCAAGCCCGACAAGCTCGAGCTGTTCAACAAGGCGCTGGCCGAGGCTCACTCGGCGCCGTCCGCCGAGGCCGTCACCAAGAAGAGCAAGAAGGCCGAGGAGAAGGTCGCCGAGGCTCCGGCCGAGGCCGCCGCCGAGACGACCGAGGCTCCGGCCGAGGCTGAGGCCGAGGCCTGA
- a CDS encoding RNA-binding protein: MLAEALEHLVRGVVDHPDDVVVRDKQLRRGSVLEVRVHPDDLGKVIGRNGRTATAFRTVVSALAGKGGARVDFVDVDRRR; the protein is encoded by the coding sequence GTGCTCGCCGAGGCTCTCGAGCATCTCGTCCGAGGCGTGGTCGACCACCCCGACGACGTCGTCGTGCGCGACAAGCAGCTGCGACGCGGCTCCGTGCTCGAGGTCCGGGTGCACCCCGACGACCTCGGCAAGGTGATCGGCCGCAACGGTCGCACCGCTACGGCCTTCCGCACGGTCGTCAGTGCGCTGGCCGGCAAGGGCGGTGCCCGGGTCGACTTCGTCGACGTCGACCGGAGGCGCTAG